TTTAATAATGGCCAACACATGTTAACTTGTCTAAACCAATATTGATTGTTTAATTTTCTTTACAATAACCATTTCATCCATTAAGGTATATCCCAATTTATTAAGTGTCATATGTAAGAATTTTATACAAATACTTTCGTTTACATATTTTTCTTCCAACATACTCAATGGTTTTAATACTGTGCTCAGATCATGACTTTGATTTTTTTCGTCGTTTTTAGAAAAGTTAATTTGAGTATTTAAATCCTCCCTGTTAAAACGGTTAACTGTTTTAGTCCAATAATTTACATAGATATCAATAAATTCGTTATTTAGACAATTGAAAATCTGTAAAATAATTTTTGATAATGGTAATACAAAAGTAGAGGAATCAATATCTTTATTATCAATAATAAATCTTGATAGTTCTATTGAAAATTCCTCATATATACCCAATGACGAACCAAATAAATTATATTCCGGGTCATAGATTTTTTTTAATACTCTTTGTTCCTCAAACAGTTTATAAATCATTTTTTCAATCTTGCTTTGAAAGCTAGATTGAATCCTAAACCTAAAATGAAAACCAATTGGATCAATATATTGAATAAAGAAAAATTTTACATCAGGATATTCTTTAAGGATATTACTCACTTTATCTAAAAAGTAATTTCGATCCTTTGTATAAATATGATAACTGCTCCACATTGTGACTACTCCTCTATTTTCAATACCGCATATTCAACTACTTTTTGTTCCAAGCTCTCGTTAAAATTTGGCTTGATTTCTTCAATAATAACTTCTTTTTCCTCTTTTAAGATTCGTTTTAACACTTTAATTGATTCAGAAGAATACAATGATATCCATATAGGCTTACTTTTTTTGAAACTATAATTGTTTTTTCTAAGGAAAAATTCCATCGGTAGATTATTCTCTGTAAAATACGATGATATAGCCATGAAAAAATCCCAATTACTCATATCAGTTGATTGAATAGCATCTTGAACAATAAGATTATATTGTTTTCGATTGTTTAATTTTCCTGAATTTTTCATGTCAATATTCCATGGATGAATGAGATTTAAGAGCACACCTTTAGAGCCATAAAAAAGGTGAAATGGTATGGTGCCTAAATATAGTAAATGGATAAATTCATCCTTATACACAAACCTAATTTGATTATCAACAGATACGTGCAAATGTATATCTAAAAAATCTTCTGGCCACTTCATTTTTTTATGGAATGATTTCCCACTGTCGACATGATTTGAAATTTCTTCATCCATAACGACTTCATAGATAGGAAAATCTTCATAAAATAATTTATTGTAATACTTTTTCAAATTATCATTAATACACTTATCAAATATTTCAGCATTTCGATGAAAAACAGCTCCACTTCCAGCATTAATGTTATTTATTACTATATTTCCATTAACATCACTTTGATAAAAGATTAATGCGCTCTTTCTCATTTGTGGCTTAATTGTTACTGTATTTTTTATCGTTAAATTACGTTCGAACATATATTTCTCTTTAATATCAGTAACAACTGCTAATAACGATTGATTTTGATACTTCTCCTTATTTTCTAAAATTAAATTATATATATAATAAAAATTTTTATTTTGAACAACACAATCATCGAAAATCTCCTTCATTCTTTCCGAGCTAATCGTTGGGACTGAAAATTGATTTTTCTCAACATCATTATGATAATACAGAGGTAATTCCAAAAACTTTTCACATAAACTAACGCCAAAATAGTTTGAATCATGTCTCGATAAGTATTTCAAAACTTTATTAGAAATTTGTTCATACTGAATATCATTTATACAATTTGGAAATAAAAGTTCAACCATTTGAATTCCAAAGATACTCACAATGATATCTTTAAACTTTTGGTCATCGTTTATATATAAACTATAATCAGGAACGATTACCCCATTATTTACAAGTACCTCATAGGTAAAATTGTTTTCTTCTTGAAGAACATTTTTTATATTATTAGGAGTTTTACAATTTTCAATGCACTTTAATATGTTCACAACTTCCTTATTGTGTAATATGTCATCTTGTTTTAATACCCAATCTACTCCATTTAGCAAAAAATTCTTTTCATAATATATACCTTCTGCATTGTTAATTTTCTTAAAGACTGGGTTAATTTTTATTCTTAAAAGATTCATTACCTCAACATCATTCATCGCTGCAGTCAATATTAAATACTTCACAACATTATTTAACTGTAAAGTTTCTTCACTATCCTTTTTATGCAAGCTATAGTAGGTTGTTTTTCCAAAATAACTTAATGGGCTGGTCTTTACAGTTGCGCGTTGTACATATCCATATCGAGCTCTATTAAAAGAATCTTTTTGAATCTTCAAATCTACTAGACTTTTATAGGCTTTAGGAGTTGTAACTTTTAGAGCCTTTTTAAATCTTTCTTCCGTATAAAATGCTTCATAATAGTTTTTTTCTTTATTTTGAAACACGTTATTCATCTTTTGTTTTAAACTAGTTAATTCAATTATCAATAAGTTATATTTAGAAATTACCTCGTTAATTATTTTATCTGCACTATCATCCACAGATTCTTTTACATCTAACTTACGTTTTATTCTTCTCTTCACAGATTGATATATTCTTAGTAACTCTACTTCTTGTGTATCGTAATATTTTTTAGTTTTCTTATTTAGTTCCGTCAATAATATTTCTTGAATATTTTGTAATTCTTGTTTTTTCACTAAATATTCTTTTACAAAAAATAAATCCTTATCCTTTAAACGATTCAAAAGAGAAGGTGTAAATAAGGCTTCCCTCTTCATACATAATAATTCATTCAAAAAGACCACCCCCTTGTTTGCATAAAGTATACATTTAAAACCATAATCACGAACATGAATAATACAATTACATAGAATGCTAACCCATATGCCAGTTTTATGATGTCTCTATATCCTTTGAGAATACTTTGCTTTTTCTTCGAGAAAATAAATTGCTTGGTATAATTAATCGCCTCAGTCCGAAAGTTTGATTTTCCTATCAAAGAAAATATCCCTAAATAAAAATCCGTAGGAAAAAAAATATTGTAGTTAAATATACTCATTATTAATTGCAAGTTTAGACAGATAATAAACTCTGGTTGTTGAAAGATTAAAGCTAATGAACTATATAAAATAATTAAAATCAAATCTGCAATATTTCCTGCAAAAGCTACATTTGCTCTTTTTAGGTCATTTCCAGTCGGAACAATTTTCACATAAAAAATTGGGATAAAGTAATACTTTAATTTGAACGCTATTGAAAAAATTTCTATTCCCTGCATTCTTGAAATGACAACATGTAACATTTCATGAATAAACAAAATACCACCCAAAAAAACTAGCATCGCTATCCCATATTCCTTAAAATTAAGAAGTTCAAAATCTAAATAACCTATACCATCAAATGATTGAATCAAAAGTGTTATTGCAATTGGTAATAGTCCTAAAAAGAATATTAGCTGATTAATCAGTATAAACTTTGGACTTATGTTACTATTAGTTATAAAAATTTTATTTACCCAATGTTCTTCTTTTAATTCAGTATCATCATAGAATCCAATCTTATTTAATTCTTCTATCTTTTCTTTCTTTAAGGTTGCTTCAATGTCTCCCTTATATGTTAGGTAGTACCCTTTACAATTTTTCCTATCGAATAAAAAATATTTATTTTCATTTAAAAATTCTATCGAAAAGTTCGGATTTTTTTTCATAAAATAGCCTTTCCTTCCATAAGAAAATATTACTATTATTAAGAATTTTCCATCATGTTATATAATTCATTTAATGCATCAATAAAATTCTTACAATTTTCTACAACTTTATATAAATATTACTTTTTTTACAATATATCACATTTATCTAGGTTTGACAATACGAACCTTAATTCTTTAATGTACTTTTGAAGGCTTTTAAAGGATTTTCACGAATTTTACCCATAGTGGGAATTCAAGGAGATAAGGCACGGGTTATTTCCAAAATCAATGAACGAGGAGGAATTGTTGATGATAAGCGAAAAATGTTCCAAATGTGGGGCAACTGAGTTTACAGAAGCTACAGATTATATGCCAGTAAAACCAAGTAAAATGTCGATGAAAGGTTCAAATAAAATCTATAAGTTTTGCTTAAAATGTGGAGAAGTTGATTCTATTCGCATTGAAAACGTGAGTATTTTTAAAAAATAGACTCTATTCGATAATCGGTTCTGGTGCAAAAACTTAATGGTCAATGGATGTATCTATATCGTGCAGTGGACTCCGAAGGAAACACTATTGATTTTCACCTTGGCAAAAATAGGAATACCCAATTTTATATTGCAGGGGCGATCGGCGGCTCCCTGCTGTCTGCCCTTTCATAAATGCACAAGAAGAACCCTGGGGACATCCACAGGGTTCTTCGTTTGAGGCAATGAAAAACGAGCTTGCTGATCAGCAAGCTCGTTGAGTATGTCGTATTTGCCACCAACAGTATGTATTGGTGGAGACGGTGGGAGTCGAACCCACGTCCAAAGATAACGGCACTTAAGCTTCTACGAGCGTAGTCGATATATTCGCGGTTCGCTAACTTCTCTGCCTATCGACAGGCGTTAAAGCAGCTAGTCTGATTGTTCTCTTCCTTCATCCTCAGACGGCGGAATCCGGCGTAACCCGCTTAATTTGAGTCCGCTACCCTACCACACGGGTGATGGAGGGGCGAACCTTTAGACTGCTATTAGGCAGCTAAAGCGTAATTGTTTTGTTTGCCAGTTATTGGCTTTGACGTTTTAACGAGGCCGATCCCCTCGACTCGCAACTTAAGCTCGAACTATCCCTGTCGAATCCGTAACGTCCCCTTTATTAAGAGAGTGAACGGATGCTTCAGGCTGTTGTCAGCCAGAGCCAGTTACATTTTCTATTATAACATACTCAATGAGAATATCAAGGGACAGCGCTAAGTTTAGAATCCTTTTTGCCGGTCTCTAAAGGCGCGTTCAATGTCCCGCTTCGCTTCTTTCCTCTTTAGGTCTTCCCGCTTGTCGAATTTCTTTTTCCCTTTTCCAAGTCCGATTAACAACTTAGCATAACCGTCTTTTAAATACAATTTCAGCGGAACAATCGAATAGCCGGCTTCTTTCGTTTCACCGATCAGCTTATCGATTTGTTTGCGGTGCAAAAGCAGCTTTCTCGTCCGCAGCGGATCATGGTTGAAGCGGTTGCCTTGTTCATACGGGCTGATATGCATGTTATATACAAATACTTCCCCGTTATGAACGCGGGCAAACGCATCTTTTAAATTGACGCGGCCGTTGCGGATCGATTTGATTTCCGTTCCTTGCAGCACGATCCCGGCTTCATAGGTTTCTTCGATAAAATAATCATGACGCGCTTTTTTATTTTGCGCGATAACTTTTCCTTCTCCCTTTGGCATCTGTTTCACCTTCCGTTTGTAAGTTGGGGCGGCAAGCGGCAGCCGCAACTGCCGCTTGAAGGTCAGCGTTTATTCTTCCGCTTTTTCTTCATTTTCTTCGGCACACCCTCATAATACTTGCCCCTTTTTTTCTTTTTGCGTGGAGGCTGATTGCTCCATTCTTCCGCCGCTCCCCCTTGACTTTTCTCTTGTGAAGCACGGCTTTTAGGGCGTTCTGATTGGAGTCTCAGCACTTTCTTCTGTTCTTTCTCGGGCCGCTTTCTATTATTTTTCATGCCGACGATTTCAAAGTCAATCGATTGCTCTTCTTTATTGACATTGGTGACACGAACAGTTATCTCGTCCCCGATGCGGAACACATTCCCAGTACGCTCTCCGATCATGGCAAAATGACGCTCGTCATACCGGTAATAATCATCGGTCATATAGGAGACATGCACGAGCCCTTCAATCGTATTCGGCAATTCCACGAACATCCCGAAATTCGTCACAGAGCTGATAATCCCGTCAAACTCTTCACCGATTTTATCCAGCATAAACTCTGCCTTTTTCAGCTCGTCCGTGTCGCGCTCGGCATCAACTGCCCGGCGCTCCATGCTGGATGTATGATCCGCAATTTCCGGCAGACGGGCATCCCATTTTGCTTGTGTAGCCGGATCAATCTGACCGTTGATTAAATAGGTGCGAATTAATCTGTGGACAATCAAATCGGGATAGCGGCGAATCGGCGATGTAAAATGCGTATAGAAATCGGTGGACAAACCGAAGTGGCCGAGACTTTCCGGTGCGTATTTCGCTTGCTGCATGGAACGCAGCATCACGGTAGAAATGACGACCTCTTCCGGCTTGCCTTCAATCGCTTCAATAACTTCTTGCAGCGCGCGCGGATGGACAGAGTTGGCTGTTCCTTTGACCATAAGCCCAAAATTAGTAATAAACTCAAAGAATCGCTGCAGCTTATCTTCTTTCGGGTCTTCATGTATGCGGTATAAGAACGGAACATCCATCCAGTGGAAATGTTCAGCGACCGTTTCATTGGCCACCAGCATAAACTCTTCAATCAGACGCTCGGCAACAGAACGCTCGCGCAGCACAACGTCTGTTGGCTTTCCGGTTTCATCAACCAGCACTTTCGACTCTTTGAAATCAAAATCGATGGCTCCGCGCTTTTTGCGCTTTTCTCTAAGTATAGCCGCCAGTTCCTCCATTTGTTCAAATAAAGGCACGAGCGCTGCATATTTTTGGCGCAGCTCTTCATCTTTGTCGACGAGAATGCCGTTGACATCACTGTATGTCATTCGCTCCGTTGTCCGAATCACACTTTGGAAAATTTCGTGATGAACGACCTCTCCTGCTTCGTTAATTTCCATTTCACACGATAAGGTCAAGCGGTCCACTTGCGGATTCAATGAACAAATCCCATTCGATAGGCGATGAGGGATCATCGGGATGACGCGATCAACCAAGTACACGCTCGTTCCCCGCTCATACGCTTCGCGGTCGATCGGCGAACCTTCAGTGACATAGTGGCTGACGTCAGCAATATGAACCCCCAGTTTATAGTGGCCGTTGTCCAATCTTTTGACTGTTACGGCATCATCGAGATCCTTTGCATCCGCGCCATCAATCGTCACGATGGTTTCACCCCGCAAGTCGCGGCGGTTTTCCGTATCCTTCTCGTTAATCGTGTCCGGAACGGCATTAGCCTGCTCCATTACTTCCTCTGGAAACTCTTGCGGCAAACCATGCTTATAAATAATCGAAATGATATCGACGCCCGGATCATTTTTGTGGCCGAGAATTTGAATGATTTCTCCCTCGGCATTTTTGCGGCCATCTGGATAGGAAGTGATTTTCACTACAACTTTATGACCTTCCACTGCTCCATGCACCGCTTCCTTCGGGATAAAAATGTCGCTGGCAAATTTTTTATCATCTGGAATGACAAAACCAAAATGCTTGCTGTCCGTATACGTGCCGACAATTTCGCTTTTTCCCCGTTCCAGAATTCGGACTACCGTTCCTTCTCGCCGTGATCCTCTTGTTTCCGAAGTGACACGCACTAAAGCGATGTCGCCATTTAACGCCCCGTTCGTCTCGTGCGGCGGGATAAAGATATCATCCATCCCCGCTTCCTCCGGCATTAAAAAGGCGAAGCCCTTTGCATGACCGGAGATCTTGCCGCGAACGAGATTCATTTTCTCGGGCAATCCGTAGCGATTTACTCGCGTGCGCACAACCAACCCCTTCTCTTCCATATGAACAAGCGCTTTGACGAATGTCTTAAAATCCGCTGAATCTTCCACTCCAAGAGCTTCTTCCAGCTCTTTCACTGTCAGCGGTTTGTAAGATTCTTCTTTCATGTACGTCAGCAGCCGCTCGACATATTCTTGCATTTGCTCTTCCATGTGCTCTCCTCCAATCGTCCTTTATCCCGCATATAAGATGCTGTGTGACTCCCGCTTCAAGATGAAGCAAGAAACCCAAAGTAAAGCATCTAAATGCCCGGTTCGTTCTGTCCTGCGCAATGCAGGTGCAAAGGCGCTGCAGCAAGACGCTGAGATGTTCACCTTTGTTCTTGTTTGCAAAAGCGGAGAAATAATTTTCCCGCGGTTTAAAAAACTTCTTTATACCGTCCAGTCCAGCCGCTCTAAAAATTGATAAACGTCTTCATGCAGTTGCTCTTTCTCTTTATCAAGTGTAATAACATGGCCGGATTCTTCATACCATTTGATCTCTTTCATCGTGGCTTCTATTTCGTCGTAAATGATATTGGCACTGTTCGGGTTAATGATTTGATCATGGCGGGCCTGTACGACAAATGTAGGCGCATAAATCATGTCGACATGCTCTCTGACATCCGCGATTAAACGCTGCAACGCTTTCAACGTAGTCATCGGCTTTTGCTTAAACTCTTCCATCTCTTTTTCAATTACCTCTGGCGACTTTCCTTCAAACTCTTTAAATTTGCGGGCATATTCCACCACATTCTCATACATAAGATCTTCGCTTTTGAAATACATCGGCGCACACATTGGGATAATTCCCTTCACGGGAGCGGTGGAGCCAAGCTTTAAAGAAAAGACGCCGCCTAAAGACAATCCAGCTACTGCGATTTCTTCATAGCCTAAATCCTTTAAATGCTGATAGCCGCCTTTCACATCTTCCCACCAGTCATCCGGACCTGTGGCCAGGAGTTCTTCCGGCGGCACCCCGTGTCCCTTGTAATGCGGCGCATGGGAAGTATAGCCTTTTTTCTCGAGAAAACGGCCGAGCATGCGAACATCTGATGAATTTCCTGTAAAGCCGTGCAGCAGCAAAACCGCCCGTTTGCCCGCTTCAAATGTAAATGGTTTTGGCAAGGTAGGTCTCATGATGAATAAACTCCTTTGCTATAGTATGGACCGTTCATAGAACTCTCATAATTATTTTACGAAATTATCCCTGCCGGAGCCAGCAGAAGGGGTTAGGAGGCTTACCATAGAAGAGCAAGAAAGCCCGGCTAAAGCAGCCGGGCTTTTTCATTACAGTCCAAAGTAGGACACAGCTATAGTTAAGCCAAAAAACAACACAGCCAAGACTACGGTGATCCGATGCAGCACCAAATCAATACCGCGCGCTTTTTGTTTGCCAAAAAGCTGCTCCGCTCCCCCGGAGATCGCTCCGGATAAACCGGCGCTCTTTCCAGACTGAAGCAGGACAACAATAATAAGAGCAATCGACACAACGACAAGTGCAATTGTCAATACTGTATGCATCACGCATCTACCTCCATCAGACGAACATACGAATAACCCTATCTTAACATAAAACACCTCAGATGAAAAACAAGAAAAAAACATAAAGTGGAAGAAAGAAAGAATTTTGACGAAGAACAGCCCGATCTGCTAGCGAAATCGGCTCTTGAGTCAAAAATATGGCTTGCTTGACAACTGAAGCCGGCGTTTGCCGAAAAGTATAATGGGATTGTCAGAAAAGGAGACCGGCGATAAAGTGAAACTACAAGCGGCAGAGCCTTCTTTAATCTCCCGTTCCGCTCTTGAAGAGAGAATTTGACAGGCAGAAAAAAACAGATCCCCAAAGCAATGGGGATCCGCCTGTTTCTCACTCTTTATTTTTTCAAGTTATAGAAGGTTTTGTTACCTAGGTATTGTGCCAGTTCTCCGAGCTGATCTTCAATGCGAAGAAGCTGATTGTATTTAGCAACGCGATCTGTGCGGGACGGCGCACCTGTTTTGATTTGGCCTGCGTTTGTCGCAACCGCGATGTCAGCGATCGTTGCGTCCTCTGTTTCACCGGAGCGGTGAGAGATAACCGCTGTATAGCCAGCGCGCTTCGCCATTTCAATCGCATCGAATGTTTCTGTCAATGTACCGATTTGGTTCACTTTAATTAAGATAGCGTTGCTGACGCCTTGCTCAATCCCTTGAGAAAGCTTATTCGTATTGGTTACGAATAGGTCATCGCCGACAAGCTGAACCTTGTCGCCAATACGCTCTGTCAGCATCTTATGTCCTTCCCAATCGTTTTCATCCAAGCCGTCTTCAATGGAGATGATTGGATATTTAGAAACCATTTCTTCATACCAGTCAACCATTTCGGCGGATGTTTTCACAACGCCTTCCCCGCTTAGATGATATTTACCGTCTTCTTTATTATAGAATTCGGAGGAAGCCGCATCCATCGCAAGCTTCACTTGCTCACCAGGCTTGTAACCGGCTTTCTCAATCGCTTCAATGATCGTTTGTAGCGCTTCTTCATTAGACTTCAAGTTAGGCGCGAATCCGCCCTCGTCACCAACCGCTGTATTCAATCCTTTTTCCTTCAATACAGTTTTTAAGCTGTGGAAAATTTCTGACCCCATGCGGAGCGCTTCTTTGAAGCTGTCTGCTCCGACAGGCATGATCATAAACTCTTGAATATCAACGTTGTTATCAGCGTGCTCGCCGCCGTTTAGGATGTTCATCATCGGAACAGGCAGCTGCTTGGCATTCACGCCGCCAAGGTATTCATATAAATGAACGCCAAGATAATCGGCTGCAGCATGTGCGACCGCCATGGAAACGCCCAGGATGGCATTGGCACCTAATTTTCCTTTGTTATCTGTTCCATCAAGCTCGATCATCGCACGGTCGATGCCAATTTGATCCAGCACTTCAAAGCTGCCGACAAGCTCTGGAGCAATAACATCATTAACGTTTTCCACCGCTTTTAGCACACCTTTGCCAAGATAGCGTTCCTTGTCGCCATCGCGAAGTTCCACTGCTTCGTATTCGCCAGTGGAAGCGCCGGATGGGACAAGCGCGCGTCCAAATGCGCCAGATTGCGTGTACACTTCTACTTCAACCGTAGGATTTCCGCGTGAATCTAAAACTTCACGTGCGTAAATATCAGTAATTACGGGCATGACAATCTCTCCTTTTTCATTCATTTTATTTAGTAATCAACGATTTTCCAGTCATTTCTGACGGTTGTTCTATTTGCAGTAAATCGAGCATCGTTGGCGATAAATCTCCTAGAATTCCGCCCTCGCGCAAGGTAATTCCCGGTTTGGTCACGATGACCGGAACGGGGTTTGTCGTGTGAGCCGTCATCGGGTTTCCTTCAAGCGTTACGACTTCATCAGCATTGCCATGGTCAGCTGTAATGATCGCCGCCCCACCCTTCGAAAGAATTAAATCTACAACTCGTCCCAAGCAGTCATCCACCGCTTCGATCGCCTGAATGGTCGGCTGCAACATCCCTGAATGTCCAACCATATCCGGATTGGCAAAATTTAAGATGATGGCATCCTGCCGGTCATTGTGAATCTCATCAAGCAACGCGTCCGTTACTTCATAAGCGCTCATTTCCGGCTTTAAATCGTAAGTAGCCACTTTAGGCGAGTCAATTAAAATCCGTTTTTCTCCCGGAAATTCTTCTTCCCGGCCTCCGCTCATAAAAAAGGTCACATGCGGATATTTTTCGGTTTCGGCAATGCGAAGCTGTTTTAATCCGTGCTTGGACAAAACTTCGCCGATTGTATTGCGCAAGTTAATATTTTCGAACGCAACAACGCCATTGACCGTTTCGCTGTACGGCGTCATGCAGACGAAATACAGATTTTGCGGCACATCGCCGCGGTCGAATCCTTCAAATTCCTGATTCGTAAACACATTGGACAGCTGAATCGCGCGATCAGGGCGGAAGTTGAAGAAAATCACAGCGTCATTATCGCAAACCTTGGCCACCGGCTTACCTGCTTCATCCGTTATGACAGCTGGAACCACGAATTCGTCGGTTACTCCGTTCGTGTAAGACTCTTCCACGACCTGCAGCGGGTCTTTAAA
The Bacillus xiapuensis DNA segment above includes these coding regions:
- a CDS encoding thiopeptide-type bacteriocin biosynthesis protein — translated: MWSSYHIYTKDRNYFLDKVSNILKEYPDVKFFFIQYIDPIGFHFRFRIQSSFQSKIEKMIYKLFEEQRVLKKIYDPEYNLFGSSLGIYEEFSIELSRFIIDNKDIDSSTFVLPLSKIILQIFNCLNNEFIDIYVNYWTKTVNRFNREDLNTQINFSKNDEKNQSHDLSTVLKPLSMLEEKYVNESICIKFLHMTLNKLGYTLMDEMVIVKKIKQSILV
- a CDS encoding zinc metalloprotease, which produces MKKNPNFSIEFLNENKYFLFDRKNCKGYYLTYKGDIEATLKKEKIEELNKIGFYDDTELKEEHWVNKIFITNSNISPKFILINQLIFFLGLLPIAITLLIQSFDGIGYLDFELLNFKEYGIAMLVFLGGILFIHEMLHVVISRMQGIEIFSIAFKLKYYFIPIFYVKIVPTGNDLKRANVAFAGNIADLILIILYSSLALIFQQPEFIICLNLQLIMSIFNYNIFFPTDFYLGIFSLIGKSNFRTEAINYTKQFIFSKKKQSILKGYRDIIKLAYGLAFYVIVLFMFVIMVLNVYFMQTRGWSF
- the smpB gene encoding SsrA-binding protein SmpB is translated as MPKGEGKVIAQNKKARHDYFIEETYEAGIVLQGTEIKSIRNGRVNLKDAFARVHNGEVFVYNMHISPYEQGNRFNHDPLRTRKLLLHRKQIDKLIGETKEAGYSIVPLKLYLKDGYAKLLIGLGKGKKKFDKREDLKRKEAKRDIERAFRDRQKGF
- the rnr gene encoding ribonuclease R, producing MQEYVERLLTYMKEESYKPLTVKELEEALGVEDSADFKTFVKALVHMEEKGLVVRTRVNRYGLPEKMNLVRGKISGHAKGFAFLMPEEAGMDDIFIPPHETNGALNGDIALVRVTSETRGSRREGTVVRILERGKSEIVGTYTDSKHFGFVIPDDKKFASDIFIPKEAVHGAVEGHKVVVKITSYPDGRKNAEGEIIQILGHKNDPGVDIISIIYKHGLPQEFPEEVMEQANAVPDTINEKDTENRRDLRGETIVTIDGADAKDLDDAVTVKRLDNGHYKLGVHIADVSHYVTEGSPIDREAYERGTSVYLVDRVIPMIPHRLSNGICSLNPQVDRLTLSCEMEINEAGEVVHHEIFQSVIRTTERMTYSDVNGILVDKDEELRQKYAALVPLFEQMEELAAILREKRKKRGAIDFDFKESKVLVDETGKPTDVVLRERSVAERLIEEFMLVANETVAEHFHWMDVPFLYRIHEDPKEDKLQRFFEFITNFGLMVKGTANSVHPRALQEVIEAIEGKPEEVVISTVMLRSMQQAKYAPESLGHFGLSTDFYTHFTSPIRRYPDLIVHRLIRTYLINGQIDPATQAKWDARLPEIADHTSSMERRAVDAERDTDELKKAEFMLDKIGEEFDGIISSVTNFGMFVELPNTIEGLVHVSYMTDDYYRYDERHFAMIGERTGNVFRIGDEITVRVTNVNKEEQSIDFEIVGMKNNRKRPEKEQKKVLRLQSERPKSRASQEKSQGGAAEEWSNQPPRKKKKRGKYYEGVPKKMKKKRKNKR
- a CDS encoding alpha/beta hydrolase; this encodes MRPTLPKPFTFEAGKRAVLLLHGFTGNSSDVRMLGRFLEKKGYTSHAPHYKGHGVPPEELLATGPDDWWEDVKGGYQHLKDLGYEEIAVAGLSLGGVFSLKLGSTAPVKGIIPMCAPMYFKSEDLMYENVVEYARKFKEFEGKSPEVIEKEMEEFKQKPMTTLKALQRLIADVREHVDMIYAPTFVVQARHDQIINPNSANIIYDEIEATMKEIKWYEESGHVITLDKEKEQLHEDVYQFLERLDWTV
- the secG gene encoding preprotein translocase subunit SecG, which gives rise to MHTVLTIALVVVSIALIIVVLLQSGKSAGLSGAISGGAEQLFGKQKARGIDLVLHRITVVLAVLFFGLTIAVSYFGL
- the eno gene encoding phosphopyruvate hydratase; this encodes MPVITDIYAREVLDSRGNPTVEVEVYTQSGAFGRALVPSGASTGEYEAVELRDGDKERYLGKGVLKAVENVNDVIAPELVGSFEVLDQIGIDRAMIELDGTDNKGKLGANAILGVSMAVAHAAADYLGVHLYEYLGGVNAKQLPVPMMNILNGGEHADNNVDIQEFMIMPVGADSFKEALRMGSEIFHSLKTVLKEKGLNTAVGDEGGFAPNLKSNEEALQTIIEAIEKAGYKPGEQVKLAMDAASSEFYNKEDGKYHLSGEGVVKTSAEMVDWYEEMVSKYPIISIEDGLDENDWEGHKMLTERIGDKVQLVGDDLFVTNTNKLSQGIEQGVSNAILIKVNQIGTLTETFDAIEMAKRAGYTAVISHRSGETEDATIADIAVATNAGQIKTGAPSRTDRVAKYNQLLRIEDQLGELAQYLGNKTFYNLKK
- the gpmI gene encoding 2,3-bisphosphoglycerate-independent phosphoglycerate mutase, whose translation is MGKAPVALIILDGFGCRPETKGNAVAQAKKPNFDRYWEQYPHTTLTASGEAVGLPEGQMGNSEVGHLNIGAGRIVYQSLTRINIAIREGEFFRNEKFLQAIQHAKAHGSALHLFGLLSDGGVHSHIDHLFALLKLAAQEGLRKVYIHGFLDGRDVGPQTAKGYIEATLEKIKEYGVGQIATISGRYYAMDRDKRWDRVEKVYKAIAYSEAPVFKDPLQVVEESYTNGVTDEFVVPAVITDEAGKPVAKVCDNDAVIFFNFRPDRAIQLSNVFTNQEFEGFDRGDVPQNLYFVCMTPYSETVNGVVAFENINLRNTIGEVLSKHGLKQLRIAETEKYPHVTFFMSGGREEEFPGEKRILIDSPKVATYDLKPEMSAYEVTDALLDEIHNDRQDAIILNFANPDMVGHSGMLQPTIQAIEAVDDCLGRVVDLILSKGGAAIITADHGNADEVVTLEGNPMTAHTTNPVPVIVTKPGITLREGGILGDLSPTMLDLLQIEQPSEMTGKSLITK